The following are from one region of the Stanieria cyanosphaera PCC 7437 genome:
- the ftsH4 gene encoding ATP-dependent zinc metalloprotease FtsH4 — translation MSVKNKPPGSRSRLISNILFLIAGLFLFVNLFFPQLFGNQIPQVPYSLFIDQVNDGNVARVSVGQNEIIYEVKGENDQQPQIFRTNPIFDLELPQRLESKGVEFAAAPPPKNNWLGSILSWVIPPIIFVAIWQFFLSRSAGGGAQGALSFTKSRAKVYVEGDSTKVTFDDVAGVEEAKVELTEIVEFLKTPERYKAIGARIPKGVLLVGPPGTGKTLLAKAVAGEAGVPFFSISGSEFVELFVGAGAARVRDLFEQAKQKAPCIIFIDELDAIGKSRAGSGGFVGGNDEREQTLNQLLSEMDGFAAGDATVIVLAATNRPETLDPALLRPGRFDRQVLVDRPDLAGRQKILEIYAAKIRLDVDVDLRQIATRTPGFAGADLANLVNEAALLAARNKRETVTQADFNEAIERVVAGLEKKSRVLNEKEKKIVAYHEVGHALVGAVMPGGGKVAKISIVPRGMAALGYTLQMPTEDRFLMSESELRDQIATLLGGRAAEEVVFGSITTGASNDLQRATDLAERMVTTYGMSKILGPLAYEKGQQNNFLGDGMMNPRRMVSDDTAKAIDEEVKEIVETAHQQALDILNQNRNLLEQIAQQILEVEVIEGEKLQSLLQQAQLPEKQMAQV, via the coding sequence ATGAGTGTTAAAAATAAACCTCCCGGCTCGCGGTCGCGCTTAATTTCTAATATTCTGTTTTTAATAGCAGGGTTATTTTTATTTGTTAATCTCTTTTTTCCGCAACTGTTTGGTAATCAGATTCCTCAAGTTCCCTATAGCTTGTTTATCGATCAAGTAAACGACGGCAATGTAGCAAGGGTATCGGTTGGACAGAATGAGATTATCTACGAAGTCAAAGGAGAAAATGACCAACAACCCCAAATTTTCCGCACTAACCCAATCTTTGATTTAGAACTACCACAACGTTTAGAGAGTAAAGGAGTAGAATTTGCTGCTGCACCTCCACCGAAGAATAATTGGTTAGGTAGTATTTTAAGTTGGGTAATTCCTCCCATTATTTTTGTAGCTATCTGGCAATTTTTCCTTAGTCGTAGTGCTGGTGGTGGCGCACAAGGCGCACTATCTTTTACTAAAAGTCGGGCAAAAGTCTATGTTGAAGGCGACTCAACCAAAGTTACTTTTGACGATGTAGCTGGCGTAGAAGAAGCTAAAGTTGAATTAACCGAAATTGTCGAATTTCTCAAAACACCAGAACGTTATAAAGCTATTGGCGCAAGAATTCCTAAAGGGGTGTTGTTAGTAGGGCCTCCAGGAACAGGTAAAACTCTACTTGCTAAAGCTGTTGCAGGAGAAGCTGGCGTACCTTTCTTTAGTATTTCTGGTTCAGAATTTGTCGAATTATTTGTCGGTGCTGGTGCAGCTAGAGTTAGAGATTTATTTGAACAGGCAAAACAAAAAGCTCCCTGTATTATCTTTATAGATGAGTTAGATGCGATCGGTAAATCTCGTGCTGGTAGTGGTGGTTTTGTTGGTGGTAATGATGAAAGGGAACAAACCCTCAACCAACTTCTAAGCGAAATGGATGGTTTTGCTGCTGGAGATGCCACAGTGATTGTTTTAGCTGCCACTAACCGTCCCGAAACTCTCGATCCTGCTTTGTTACGTCCAGGAAGATTTGACCGTCAAGTTTTGGTAGATCGTCCTGATTTAGCTGGTCGTCAGAAGATCTTAGAAATTTATGCAGCTAAAATTAGATTAGATGTCGATGTCGATCTTCGTCAAATTGCTACTCGTACTCCTGGTTTTGCTGGTGCAGACTTAGCTAACTTAGTTAATGAAGCTGCTTTACTTGCTGCCAGAAATAAACGAGAAACAGTAACTCAGGCAGACTTTAACGAAGCAATTGAAAGAGTAGTTGCTGGTTTAGAAAAGAAAAGCCGAGTTCTTAATGAGAAAGAGAAGAAAATCGTTGCTTATCATGAAGTTGGTCACGCCTTAGTTGGTGCAGTTATGCCTGGTGGTGGTAAAGTCGCTAAAATCTCCATCGTTCCCCGTGGGATGGCAGCTTTGGGTTATACCTTACAAATGCCTACCGAAGACCGTTTCTTAATGTCTGAATCAGAATTACGCGATCAAATTGCAACCCTTCTCGGTGGACGAGCAGCAGAAGAGGTCGTTTTTGGTAGCATTACCACAGGTGCATCAAACGATTTGCAAAGAGCTACTGATTTAGCCGAAAGAATGGTTACTACTTACGGCATGAGTAAGATTTTAGGGCCTCTAGCTTATGAAAAAGGACAGCAAAACAACTTCCTCGGTGATGGTATGATGAATCCACGTCGCATGGTAAGTGATGACACTGCCAAAGCGATCGATGAAGAAGTTAAAGAAATAGTCGAAACTGCTCATCAACAAGCTTTAGACATTCTTAACCAAAATCGTAATTTACTTGAACAAATTGCTCAACAAATCCTGGAAGTGGAAGTGATTGAAGGAGAAAAACTACAAAGTTTACTTCAACAAGCACAATTACCAGAAAAACAAATGGCTCAAGTTTAA
- a CDS encoding RidA family protein, with product MAVVEKNGIKMIYIAGQVGVDNQKNLVGNGKLRDQVEQTFRNLQTALESVEATIADIIKMNIYVVNYQPEDAEIIGEVLQQYFSMGQLPAMSLIGVQALAEEKFLVEVDAEAVVNGDG from the coding sequence GTGGCTGTAGTTGAAAAGAATGGTATCAAAATGATTTACATAGCTGGACAAGTTGGAGTTGACAATCAAAAGAATCTAGTTGGCAACGGTAAATTACGAGACCAAGTGGAACAAACATTTAGAAATCTTCAAACAGCGTTAGAAAGTGTTGAGGCGACAATCGCAGATATTATTAAAATGAATATTTATGTGGTTAATTATCAGCCTGAAGATGCAGAGATAATTGGTGAGGTGCTACAGCAATACTTCAGTATGGGTCAACTTCCAGCAATGTCTCTGATTGGCGTACAAGCCCTAGCTGAGGAGAAATTTCTCGTAGAAGTCGATGCTGAAGCTGTGGTAAACGGTGATGGATAG